One part of the Vanessa atalanta chromosome 4, ilVanAtal1.2, whole genome shotgun sequence genome encodes these proteins:
- the LOC125077557 gene encoding THO complex subunit 2 isoform X2, producing the protein MGASTKFISDYCKTWEKSGRDQFIKSVTQYVKDEGKTPLFSKSGKLSGLSQSIYDLLSCGLRGLLKKDSVISVLKDIIVSHADLPSILLDVVCILDSETSMDIHSEERSNFCYLVRELESIISDKLLKERLEIDTLQDVGTLKNKNFYTKFIKIKTKLYYKQRKFNLFREESEGYSKLIVELNQEISENTDWKTILEIIQSLIGCFNLDPNRVLDIILESFEARPNLDKLFISLIKNYMGDPQVISEVLGFKLGNMEVLESYKEPPALMTVIALLLQHEVISLDDIYPWLRPDDTLMAKEADKELKAIQDYIRKLNIVSTKGPQSNAPAEFIEEKADPQEYWNNQKLVLCEALLNVTAWKEFAALSARLPTTSVAQRPAVALCNMLHALVEPLYRKHCRIAPKIIGKPIPPLLSSLAPTPCKNFEDMKETVIPALVLLGPSLHYDPILMYKIIRILRTARTLVEDPLHHEALTVLDTAILPALTLMEGNCCMAEEVYTLLKLYPYQCRYCLYARWKNEAGEKIPSLMRVRGNSLQRIKHIMKRVSKENIKPQGRLIGKLSHAASAFLFDYMLLQIQTYDNLIGPVVESLKYLTSLSLDVLGYCLVEALAARRGTVGAAHPPALQALAAFAAAAFKKHNIELTALLQFVANRLKAQQSHDLLILKEIVQKMAGIEAAEEITPEQLDAMAGGELLKGEAGYFSQVRNTRRSSARLKEAVVGNNLDIALCILSAQQRHCCVWKEYAEDSPSSGEPPGSQLKVVGRLADQCQDALVQLGTFLASSHAPDEYAARLPPLQELLRDYHVDADVAFFLHRPVLAQKIAAKAEAFRKSSDSKSESMEKSIERYNIASREALEPVVTSITPLLPNKVWEDISPEFYVTFWSLSMYDLRVPVESYEREIERLKTAASNAAKDTSQGTKGKKEQERFNTLIDKLQEERRRQEEHVSRVRARLQRECSGWFPARAAKSAKNETVTRLMQLCLFPRCVFTAPDALYCAEFVHTVHALKTPNFSTLLCYDRLFCDITYSVMSCTEGEAARYGQFLCRVLRTAMRWHADCAAFHSECAHYPGFVTKYRVSNQFTEANDHVGYENYRHVCHKWHYKITKAMVVCLDSGDYVQIRNALIVLIRILPHFPVLAKLAQIIEKKVEKVKEEEKTQRQDLYVLATGYSGQLRNKVPMMKESDFHQVSATGAAGAAGAAGAGGAGGAGGATRDDAPKLRDDEMQPADVEKKETRTSDRRRDDSDREKESKRESRSSLKERNKEEIRSKDRSPRDRSHREERYLESVSPPHDHRHPPDDIDRDVKRRKVESSGNGKGSKEIEERSPEKEKRKAKLRGDERKERKMSRKRDRAEDSTILEQKRRRDEQKAVAKISSHQNGSQEDHHYEKYHKREKSPFRDRSHEEPRDKHRRSNESKIRR; encoded by the exons ATGGGTGCATCCACTAAATTCATATCTGATTATTGTAAAACGTGGGAAAAATCGGGACGAGATCAATT taTAAAATCAGTTACACAATACGTAAAAGATGAGGGAAAGACGCCCTTATTTTCAAAATCCGGAAAACTATCTGGATTATCTCAAAGCATTTATGATTTGTTATCATGTGGTCTTCGGGGCTTGTTGAAAAAGGACTCTGTTATTTCTGTGCTGAAAGATATAATT GTTTCGCATGCAGACCTACCATCCATATTATTAGATGTAGTATGCATACTTGACTCCGAAACATCTATGGATATTCACAGTGAAGAGCGAAGTAACTTTTGTTATTTAGTAAGAGAGTTGGAATCGATTATATCTGACAAATTATTAAAGGAGCGCTTAGAAATCGACACATTACAAGATGTTGGTaccttgaaaaataaaaacttttatacaaaatttattaaaataaaaactaagttgTA ttataagcAACGTAAGTTCAACTTATTTAGAGAAGAAAGTGAAGGATATTCTAAGCTTATTGTGGAATTGAATCAGGAAATTTCAGAAAACACTGACTGGAAAACTATACTTGAAATTATTCAGTCTCTTATAG gtTGCTTCAACTTGGATCCTAACAGAGTCCTTGACATTATTTTAGAATCTTTTGAGGCACGGCCGAacttagataaattatttatttcactgatTAAGAACTACATGGGGGATCCCCAAGTAATTTCAGAAGTATTAGGTTTTAAATTAGGTAACATGGAAGTCTTAGAAAGTTATAAGGAACCACCTGCACTAATGACTgtgatagctttacttttaCAACATGAAGTTATATCATTAGATGACATTTATCCATGG TTACGTCCAGACGACACACTAATGGCCAAAGAAGCTGACAAGGAATTAAAAGCAATTCAAGATTATATCcggaaattaaatattgtttctacTAAAGGACCTCAAAGTAATGCACCAGCTGAATTTATTGAAGAAAAAGCTGATCCCCAA GAATACTGGAACAATCAAAAACTAGTGCTCTGTGAAGCCCTTTTGAATGTTACGGCTTGGAAAGAGTTTGCAGCACTATCAGCTCGACTACCAACTACAAGTGTTGCACAACGCCCAGCTGTAGCCCTTTGTAATATGCTACATGCTTTAGTTGAACCTCTTTATAGAAA GCATTGCCGTATCGCTCCAAAAATTATAGGCAAACCAATCCCACCACTATTATCAAGCCTTGCACCAACACCTTGCAAGAATTTTGAAGATATGAAAGAAACGGTTATACCAGCACTTGTACTGCTTGGACCATCTCTTCATTATGAtcctattttaatgtataaa ATAATTCGTATTCTACGAACTGCACGAACATTAGTAGAAGACCCACTGCATCATGAAGCATTAACGGTATTAGATACTGCCATACTTCCAGCACTAACCTTAATGGAAGGTAACTGTTGCATGGCTGAAGAAGTTTACACTTTGCTGAAGTTATACCCGTACCAATGCAG atATTGTCTATATGCTCGCTGGAAGAATGAGGCCGGTGAGAAAATTCCGTCTTTGATGCGCGTTCGCGGTAACTCTTTACAACGTATCAAGCACATTATGAAACGAGTTTCTAAGGAAAATATTAAACCTCAGGGTCGTCTCATTGGGAAACTGTCGCATGCGGCATCCGCTTTCCTCTTCGATTACATGCTTTTGCag ATCCAAACGTACGACAACCTGATCGGGCCCGTGGTGGAGTCGCTGAAGTATCTGACGTCGCTGTCACTGGATGTGCTGGGCTACTGCCTGGTGGAGGCGCTGGCGGCTCGGCGCGGCACGGTGGGCGCGGCGCACCCGCCAGCGCTGCAGGCTCTCGCTGCTTTCGCCGCCGCCGCCTTCAAGAAGCACAACATCGAGCTCACTGCTCTGCTGCAGTTCGTTGCGAATCGCTTGAAAGCGCAACAAAG TCATGATCTACTGATTCTTAAAGAGATAGTACAAAAGATGGCAGGTATAGAAGCTGCAGAGGAAATTACACCTGAACAGCTGGATGCCATGGCCGGTGGAGAACTATTAAAAGGAgag gcgGGGTATTTTTCACAAGTTAGAAATACTAGGCGATCATCTGCTAGATTAAAGGAGGCCGTGGTTGGAAATAACCTTGACATTGCTCTTTGTATCTTATCTGCACAACAAAGGCACTGCTGTGTTTGGAAAG AATATGCAGAAGACAGCCCCAGTTCTGGTGAGCCACCAGGCTCACAACTAAAAGTAGTGGGCCGTCTTGCAGACCAGTGTCAAGATGCACTAGTCCAATTGGGTACCTTTTTGGCCTCCTCGCATGCACCTGACGAGTATGCGGCTAGACTTCCTCCCCTTCag GAATTGTTACGAGATTATCATGTTGATGCTGATGTGGCATTCTTCCTACATCGCCCAGTATTAGCTCAGAAAATTGCAGCAAAAGCAGAAGCATTTAGAAAAAGTTCAGATAGTAAAAGTGAATCAATGGAAAAAAGTATAGAAAGATATAACATTGCATCCAGGGAGGCCTTGGAGCCAGTTGTGACTTCAATAACACCTTTATTGCCTAATAAAGTATGGGAAGATATATCGCCTGaattttatgttactttttg GTCTCTATCAATGTATGACCTTCGAGTTCCAGTAGAGAGTTATGAAAGAGAAATAGAACGTTTGAAAACTGCAGCCTCGAATGCTGCCAAAGACACATCGCAGGGAACAAAAGGAAAGAAGGAGCAGGAACGCTTCAACACGCTCATTGATAAACTACAg GAGGAGCGGCGGCGCCAGGAGGAGCACGTGTCGCGCGTGCGCGCGCGCCTGCAGCGCGAGTGCAGCGGCTGGTTCCCCGCGCGCGCCGCCAAGTCCGCCAAGAACGAGACCGTGACGCGCCTCATGCAGCTGTGCCTGTTCCCGCGCTGCGTGTTCACGGCGCCCGACGCGCTGTACTGCGCCGAGTTCGTGCACACCGTGCACGCGCTCAAGACGCCCAACTTCTCCACGTTGCTGTGCTACGACAGGCtgttctgcgacatcacgtacTCCGTGATGTCGTGCACGGAGGGCGAGGCGGCGCGCTACGGGCAGTTCCTGTGCCGCGTGCTGCGCACGGCCATGCGCTGGCACGCCGACTGCGCCGCCTTCCACAGCGAGTGCGCGCACTATCCCGGCTTCGTCACCAAGTATCGTGTCTCCAATCAGTTCACCGAGGCCAATGACCACGTCGGATACGAGAACTACAG GCACGTGTGTCACAAATGGCATTACAAGATTACGAAGGCCATGGTGGTCTGCCTGGACTCGGGCGACTACGTGCAAATCCGCAACGCGCTCATCGTACTTATCCGCATCCTGCCACACTTCCCCGTGCTCGCCAAGCTCGCGCAGATCATAGAGAAGAAGGTCGAGAAG gtTAAAGAAGAAGAGAAAACGCAGAGACAGGACTTATATGTTCTTGCAACCGGTTACAGCGGCCAGTTACGAAACAAAGTTCCTATGATGAAAGAGAGTGACTTTCACCAG GTGAGCGCgacgggcgcggcgggcgcggcgggtgCGGCGGGGGCaggcggcgcggggggcgcgggcggcgcgacGCGGGACGACGCGCCCAAGCTGCGGGACGACGAAATGCAGCCCGCAG ACGTCGAAAAGAAGGAGACGAGGACGAGTGACAGACGTCGCGACGATTCAGACCGAGAGAAGGAATCCAAACGTGAATCAAGATC GTCTTTGAAGGAAAGAAACAAAGAGGAGATACGAAGCAAAGACAGATCTCCAAGAGACAGATCACACAGA GAGGAACGTTATTTGGAGTCCGTTTCACCGCCTCATGATCATCGTCATCCACCCGATGACATAGATCGAg ATGTGAAACGTCGTAAAGTTGAAAGCAGCGGCAATGGCAAG GGTAGCAAAGAAATAGAAGAGCGGTCACCAGAGAAGGAAAAGAGAAAGGCTAAACTAAGAGGGGATGAAAGGAAAGAGCGTAAGATGAGTCGAAAGCGG gATCGAGCCGAAGATTCAACTATTTTAGAACAAAAGAGACGTCGTGACGAACAAAAAG CTGTTGCCAAGATAAGCAGTCATCAAAACGGTTCTCAAGAAGATCATCATTAcgaaaaatatcacaaaagG GAGAAGTCACCTTTCAGAGACCGTTCACATGAAGAACCAAGAGACAAACA TAGGCGGTCTAACGAGTCGAAAATTAGAAGATAA
- the LOC125077557 gene encoding THO complex subunit 2 isoform X1, with translation MGASTKFISDYCKTWEKSGRDQFIKSVTQYVKDEGKTPLFSKSGKLSGLSQSIYDLLSCGLRGLLKKDSVISVLKDIIVSHADLPSILLDVVCILDSETSMDIHSEERSNFCYLVRELESIISDKLLKERLEIDTLQDVGTLKNKNFYTKFIKIKTKLYYKQRKFNLFREESEGYSKLIVELNQEISENTDWKTILEIIQSLIGCFNLDPNRVLDIILESFEARPNLDKLFISLIKNYMGDPQVISEVLGFKLGNMEVLESYKEPPALMTVIALLLQHEVISLDDIYPWLRPDDTLMAKEADKELKAIQDYIRKLNIVSTKGPQSNAPAEFIEEKADPQEYWNNQKLVLCEALLNVTAWKEFAALSARLPTTSVAQRPAVALCNMLHALVEPLYRKHCRIAPKIIGKPIPPLLSSLAPTPCKNFEDMKETVIPALVLLGPSLHYDPILMYKIIRILRTARTLVEDPLHHEALTVLDTAILPALTLMEGNCCMAEEVYTLLKLYPYQCRYCLYARWKNEAGEKIPSLMRVRGNSLQRIKHIMKRVSKENIKPQGRLIGKLSHAASAFLFDYMLLQIQTYDNLIGPVVESLKYLTSLSLDVLGYCLVEALAARRGTVGAAHPPALQALAAFAAAAFKKHNIELTALLQFVANRLKAQQSHDLLILKEIVQKMAGIEAAEEITPEQLDAMAGGELLKGEAGYFSQVRNTRRSSARLKEAVVGNNLDIALCILSAQQRHCCVWKEYAEDSPSSGEPPGSQLKVVGRLADQCQDALVQLGTFLASSHAPDEYAARLPPLQELLRDYHVDADVAFFLHRPVLAQKIAAKAEAFRKSSDSKSESMEKSIERYNIASREALEPVVTSITPLLPNKVWEDISPEFYVTFWSLSMYDLRVPVESYEREIERLKTAASNAAKDTSQGTKGKKEQERFNTLIDKLQEERRRQEEHVSRVRARLQRECSGWFPARAAKSAKNETVTRLMQLCLFPRCVFTAPDALYCAEFVHTVHALKTPNFSTLLCYDRLFCDITYSVMSCTEGEAARYGQFLCRVLRTAMRWHADCAAFHSECAHYPGFVTKYRVSNQFTEANDHVGYENYRHVCHKWHYKITKAMVVCLDSGDYVQIRNALIVLIRILPHFPVLAKLAQIIEKKVEKVKEEEKTQRQDLYVLATGYSGQLRNKVPMMKESDFHQIVNLQVSATGAAGAAGAAGAGGAGGAGGATRDDAPKLRDDEMQPADVEKKETRTSDRRRDDSDREKESKRESRSSLKERNKEEIRSKDRSPRDRSHREERYLESVSPPHDHRHPPDDIDRDVKRRKVESSGNGKGSKEIEERSPEKEKRKAKLRGDERKERKMSRKRDRAEDSTILEQKRRRDEQKAVAKISSHQNGSQEDHHYEKYHKREKSPFRDRSHEEPRDKHRRSNESKIRR, from the exons ATGGGTGCATCCACTAAATTCATATCTGATTATTGTAAAACGTGGGAAAAATCGGGACGAGATCAATT taTAAAATCAGTTACACAATACGTAAAAGATGAGGGAAAGACGCCCTTATTTTCAAAATCCGGAAAACTATCTGGATTATCTCAAAGCATTTATGATTTGTTATCATGTGGTCTTCGGGGCTTGTTGAAAAAGGACTCTGTTATTTCTGTGCTGAAAGATATAATT GTTTCGCATGCAGACCTACCATCCATATTATTAGATGTAGTATGCATACTTGACTCCGAAACATCTATGGATATTCACAGTGAAGAGCGAAGTAACTTTTGTTATTTAGTAAGAGAGTTGGAATCGATTATATCTGACAAATTATTAAAGGAGCGCTTAGAAATCGACACATTACAAGATGTTGGTaccttgaaaaataaaaacttttatacaaaatttattaaaataaaaactaagttgTA ttataagcAACGTAAGTTCAACTTATTTAGAGAAGAAAGTGAAGGATATTCTAAGCTTATTGTGGAATTGAATCAGGAAATTTCAGAAAACACTGACTGGAAAACTATACTTGAAATTATTCAGTCTCTTATAG gtTGCTTCAACTTGGATCCTAACAGAGTCCTTGACATTATTTTAGAATCTTTTGAGGCACGGCCGAacttagataaattatttatttcactgatTAAGAACTACATGGGGGATCCCCAAGTAATTTCAGAAGTATTAGGTTTTAAATTAGGTAACATGGAAGTCTTAGAAAGTTATAAGGAACCACCTGCACTAATGACTgtgatagctttacttttaCAACATGAAGTTATATCATTAGATGACATTTATCCATGG TTACGTCCAGACGACACACTAATGGCCAAAGAAGCTGACAAGGAATTAAAAGCAATTCAAGATTATATCcggaaattaaatattgtttctacTAAAGGACCTCAAAGTAATGCACCAGCTGAATTTATTGAAGAAAAAGCTGATCCCCAA GAATACTGGAACAATCAAAAACTAGTGCTCTGTGAAGCCCTTTTGAATGTTACGGCTTGGAAAGAGTTTGCAGCACTATCAGCTCGACTACCAACTACAAGTGTTGCACAACGCCCAGCTGTAGCCCTTTGTAATATGCTACATGCTTTAGTTGAACCTCTTTATAGAAA GCATTGCCGTATCGCTCCAAAAATTATAGGCAAACCAATCCCACCACTATTATCAAGCCTTGCACCAACACCTTGCAAGAATTTTGAAGATATGAAAGAAACGGTTATACCAGCACTTGTACTGCTTGGACCATCTCTTCATTATGAtcctattttaatgtataaa ATAATTCGTATTCTACGAACTGCACGAACATTAGTAGAAGACCCACTGCATCATGAAGCATTAACGGTATTAGATACTGCCATACTTCCAGCACTAACCTTAATGGAAGGTAACTGTTGCATGGCTGAAGAAGTTTACACTTTGCTGAAGTTATACCCGTACCAATGCAG atATTGTCTATATGCTCGCTGGAAGAATGAGGCCGGTGAGAAAATTCCGTCTTTGATGCGCGTTCGCGGTAACTCTTTACAACGTATCAAGCACATTATGAAACGAGTTTCTAAGGAAAATATTAAACCTCAGGGTCGTCTCATTGGGAAACTGTCGCATGCGGCATCCGCTTTCCTCTTCGATTACATGCTTTTGCag ATCCAAACGTACGACAACCTGATCGGGCCCGTGGTGGAGTCGCTGAAGTATCTGACGTCGCTGTCACTGGATGTGCTGGGCTACTGCCTGGTGGAGGCGCTGGCGGCTCGGCGCGGCACGGTGGGCGCGGCGCACCCGCCAGCGCTGCAGGCTCTCGCTGCTTTCGCCGCCGCCGCCTTCAAGAAGCACAACATCGAGCTCACTGCTCTGCTGCAGTTCGTTGCGAATCGCTTGAAAGCGCAACAAAG TCATGATCTACTGATTCTTAAAGAGATAGTACAAAAGATGGCAGGTATAGAAGCTGCAGAGGAAATTACACCTGAACAGCTGGATGCCATGGCCGGTGGAGAACTATTAAAAGGAgag gcgGGGTATTTTTCACAAGTTAGAAATACTAGGCGATCATCTGCTAGATTAAAGGAGGCCGTGGTTGGAAATAACCTTGACATTGCTCTTTGTATCTTATCTGCACAACAAAGGCACTGCTGTGTTTGGAAAG AATATGCAGAAGACAGCCCCAGTTCTGGTGAGCCACCAGGCTCACAACTAAAAGTAGTGGGCCGTCTTGCAGACCAGTGTCAAGATGCACTAGTCCAATTGGGTACCTTTTTGGCCTCCTCGCATGCACCTGACGAGTATGCGGCTAGACTTCCTCCCCTTCag GAATTGTTACGAGATTATCATGTTGATGCTGATGTGGCATTCTTCCTACATCGCCCAGTATTAGCTCAGAAAATTGCAGCAAAAGCAGAAGCATTTAGAAAAAGTTCAGATAGTAAAAGTGAATCAATGGAAAAAAGTATAGAAAGATATAACATTGCATCCAGGGAGGCCTTGGAGCCAGTTGTGACTTCAATAACACCTTTATTGCCTAATAAAGTATGGGAAGATATATCGCCTGaattttatgttactttttg GTCTCTATCAATGTATGACCTTCGAGTTCCAGTAGAGAGTTATGAAAGAGAAATAGAACGTTTGAAAACTGCAGCCTCGAATGCTGCCAAAGACACATCGCAGGGAACAAAAGGAAAGAAGGAGCAGGAACGCTTCAACACGCTCATTGATAAACTACAg GAGGAGCGGCGGCGCCAGGAGGAGCACGTGTCGCGCGTGCGCGCGCGCCTGCAGCGCGAGTGCAGCGGCTGGTTCCCCGCGCGCGCCGCCAAGTCCGCCAAGAACGAGACCGTGACGCGCCTCATGCAGCTGTGCCTGTTCCCGCGCTGCGTGTTCACGGCGCCCGACGCGCTGTACTGCGCCGAGTTCGTGCACACCGTGCACGCGCTCAAGACGCCCAACTTCTCCACGTTGCTGTGCTACGACAGGCtgttctgcgacatcacgtacTCCGTGATGTCGTGCACGGAGGGCGAGGCGGCGCGCTACGGGCAGTTCCTGTGCCGCGTGCTGCGCACGGCCATGCGCTGGCACGCCGACTGCGCCGCCTTCCACAGCGAGTGCGCGCACTATCCCGGCTTCGTCACCAAGTATCGTGTCTCCAATCAGTTCACCGAGGCCAATGACCACGTCGGATACGAGAACTACAG GCACGTGTGTCACAAATGGCATTACAAGATTACGAAGGCCATGGTGGTCTGCCTGGACTCGGGCGACTACGTGCAAATCCGCAACGCGCTCATCGTACTTATCCGCATCCTGCCACACTTCCCCGTGCTCGCCAAGCTCGCGCAGATCATAGAGAAGAAGGTCGAGAAG gtTAAAGAAGAAGAGAAAACGCAGAGACAGGACTTATATGTTCTTGCAACCGGTTACAGCGGCCAGTTACGAAACAAAGTTCCTATGATGAAAGAGAGTGACTTTCACCAG ATCGTCAACTTGCAGGTGAGCGCgacgggcgcggcgggcgcggcgggtgCGGCGGGGGCaggcggcgcggggggcgcgggcggcgcgacGCGGGACGACGCGCCCAAGCTGCGGGACGACGAAATGCAGCCCGCAG ACGTCGAAAAGAAGGAGACGAGGACGAGTGACAGACGTCGCGACGATTCAGACCGAGAGAAGGAATCCAAACGTGAATCAAGATC GTCTTTGAAGGAAAGAAACAAAGAGGAGATACGAAGCAAAGACAGATCTCCAAGAGACAGATCACACAGA GAGGAACGTTATTTGGAGTCCGTTTCACCGCCTCATGATCATCGTCATCCACCCGATGACATAGATCGAg ATGTGAAACGTCGTAAAGTTGAAAGCAGCGGCAATGGCAAG GGTAGCAAAGAAATAGAAGAGCGGTCACCAGAGAAGGAAAAGAGAAAGGCTAAACTAAGAGGGGATGAAAGGAAAGAGCGTAAGATGAGTCGAAAGCGG gATCGAGCCGAAGATTCAACTATTTTAGAACAAAAGAGACGTCGTGACGAACAAAAAG CTGTTGCCAAGATAAGCAGTCATCAAAACGGTTCTCAAGAAGATCATCATTAcgaaaaatatcacaaaagG GAGAAGTCACCTTTCAGAGACCGTTCACATGAAGAACCAAGAGACAAACA TAGGCGGTCTAACGAGTCGAAAATTAGAAGATAA
- the LOC125077801 gene encoding probable 28S ribosomal protein S6, mitochondrial: MPAYELALLLRAMPKGELKKTLTRISHAIFNRGGIIRNIENLGFRAMPYKTSSHGLVHREANYYVFKIDTATQSVADLKEEYSRDVDIIRQRVFKMNDNMQSSPCTLAEELLPPAYREEVQKMVEVGKTQVNRFTYKFKYNSGLDYYPFQK; encoded by the coding sequence atgcctGCTTATGAATTGGCTCTACTTTTACGAGCTATGCCAAAAGGAGAATTGAAAAAAACCTTAACTCGAATATCCCATGCTATTTTTAATCGCGGTGGAATAATtagaaatatagaaaatttagGATTCAGAGCAATGCCATACAAAACAAGTTCACATGGCTTAGTGCACCGGGAAgctaattattatgtttttaaaattgatactgCTACTCAGTCCGTTGCCGATTTAAAAGAAGAATACAGTAGAGATGTTGACATAATAAGGCAAAGAGTGTTTAAAATGAATGACAACATGCAATCTTCACCATGTACATTAGCAGAAGAGCTACTTCCTCCAGCATACAGAGAAGAAGTACAGAAAATGGTTGAAGTTGGAAAAACACAAGTAAATcgctttacatataaatttaaatataattctggtCTTGATTACTATCCCTtccaaaagtaa